Genomic segment of Paenibacillus sp. FSL R5-0623:
GGACAGCCCCGGTACTCACGGCATCAGAATTGAAAACCTTGATTTCAGAGTCATCTGCATGTCCGACATCTCTATACATTCCAGCAAGGCATGACTGAAGGTGTGCTCTTACTTCCGGATCGTTTAACGGTCCGGTTTTTTGCGTATTACACGTGAGTAATTTATGAACCATCACCCCTGCACTTATCTGTGTCCAGTCTGCACCCGCAGACGAAGACGGATTATGAACAAGATGAAAGAACGGAGTTTCGATATCTTGGCTATCGTCCATTTTTGCCGAGGCACTCCACGGAATCTGCAGGATATCTACCCGGTCCATATGTGCTCTACCTTGAAAATACGATGAAAAGGCTTCAAGTCTGCACAAGTGATCATCCCAGGCGGTGACCTTGAACGGTCCGGTCCCAACAGGTTTTTGCATCCCATGCACATCACTCGAATGCTTCATCTTATGTTCGTTTGTTCCTGGTGAGGGTACAATCGCCGCACGACTTGTTGTCAGGAAGGACAAAAACAATTCATGAGGATCTTTAAGCTGGAAACACACGGTTAAGGAATCGACCGCTTCAATTGACAGAATCTGTTTACTTACATCACGGTACAGTGTCCGGCGATCTGTAGATTGCAGCCGTTCGAACGTATGCACAATATCATGGGCCGTCAACAACTGACCATCGTGAAATGTAATCCCTTTTCGCAAATAAAAGATCCAGGTCTTTCGGTCTGCACTGACATCCCAGGTATGAGCGAGACATGGGAGAATCTCTCCCTGTTCACCCCGCTGAACCAACCCGTCAAAGACATGGCTGGTAACAAAGGATTCAGCTAATAGATTAATGAACAGCGGATCAAGGGCATGAAGCTGTTGGCGCAGGGGCAACCGAAGCGTATCAATCTGCTCATTATTGGTGCCGGCTTCCGTATGATGTCCTGAATACCCAAGCAACCACTGGTTTAGATGATCCTGCATGATTGTTGAACTGGAGAATGCGCTCACCTGCTCGGCAGCTTCCTGTAACTCCCGGCGATTCATGGCCTGCATCATATATTCTGCGGCGATTTGATCAGCCGGAACAAGCAAGGTCAGTGAAGAACGCCGACCCCGGCCACGCTGGGAAACCCAACGAATCCAATCATGGGCAACCATCTTTTTGACAATCGTTAACGTATTGCGGTGTGTACAATTTAGCAACTCAGCGAGATCGGCGAGTGTAAGTTCATGTTCTGTATGGTGACCGTAATGACGATGTAACAGCAGATATTGCTGATGTAATTTCAAGTGTTGATTCCCTCCTGGAGGTGAACTCTGACTTATTCCTCTAAAATAAGAAGTTTTGTCGATTTTAATTTCTATTTATATTCCTATTTTATCATCTAGAATATAGCATAGAAAGGTTAATGGAGGTTTTTCCCATGATTGATAAAATAATGGCTTCACCGCAACGCGCTCTAATCACGCTACTGTCTGCATGGATGCTGGCGATCATTCACCAGTATTTATTCTATGGTAATGAGATTGGCGTATCGTATCCTATCTTTGTAATTCTCTTTTATGTGTTCATGTATCTGTTTGCAAGGGACCGCATGAGGTCTTTCAAGTTAATTGATGCTTTTGTAGCGGCTGTAGTGCTATTGTTGTCGCTAACGTTCCTGTTATGCGACAATGAACTGCTGTATGTTCTTAATTTTCTGGTCATACCTGGCGTAGTTATCTTACATATGACGTATCTGATGGGCAGAAAACAGAAGCAGTGGTGGGAGATTGGCTTGATTGGTACGGCTATTGACCACTTGCTGCCTCAAGCCATACGTCATTGGGGGACTGTTGCTGCTATTGCTGTGAGAGCACGCGCGCGTGGCATGGGCAAATCCCAGAAAACAGTTGTTTTCAAAGTACTCATTGGTCTTGTGGCGTCCTTGCCTATCCTCATTGTAGTCGTTGCATTACTGTCCTCTGCTGACGGGGTCTTTGATCAGTATTTAGCCGGTTTTCCGGAGTGGCTGAATCAATTGGCTTTTACTCCAGGGATACCGAGAATCATCTGGATTGTCATCGCAGGTGTATTGCTGTTCGGTTATGTATGGGGATTTGTACAGCCAATGCAATATGAGGCAGAGAAGAGAGCGAACGCACATTGGAAAAATGGAGCAGCATCCACGGTTGATAAGCGTGATCACACCTATATATTCTCTCCTGTGGACCCGGCCACTGAAGGTCAGGTTACCAATAAGATTACACCCGAGTCCGAACGCACTCCGGTTCATCGGGAACCATTCAGATTGGACCCCATCATTGTGGGGACGATGCTGATTGTCATTAACTGTGTGTACGTTTTGTTTGTTCTTGTACAGTTTTCGTATCTGTTTGGTGCAGGAGAGGGGCATCTTCCGGTAGATCTGTCTTACGCAGATTATGCGAGAAGTGGATTCGCAGAGTTAATTCTCGTCACAGGTATTAACTTCTTTATTCTTATTGTTGCTTTGCAGTATACCCGTTCGAGTGGCAAAGCGGGTTCCATCGTGCATCAGGTACTTCTCCTGATTCTGGTCAGTTGTTCAGCAATTATGTTGTATTCCGCGTTTATGCGCCTAAATCTGTATGAGCAGGCATATGGATATACGTACATCCGCTTCCTGGTACACGCATTCATGATCTTCCTCGCGCTCCTGTTGCTGATTGCCGGCCTTCGTATACGGTACACATCAATACCGCTGATTCGCTGGTATATTGTGCTGGCGCTCACAGCTTATGTTGCAGTCAACTATGTGGGCATGGATAAACGGATTGCCGAGCTGAATATTGAACGTTATCATCAGACTGGCAATATTGATGCAACCTATCTGGCGAGTCTGTCAGCAGATGCAGTTCCGTTACTTCATGAGTTTGCTCTGGAGGAGTATCCGGATCTCAAGAGGGAAATGCTGGAACGTCAAGCATATCTGGATATGGATACATCAGATCGTTCCTGGCCTTCTTATAACGTGGCAAGACACCGAGCTGAGCTAGAGTTGTCCAAATTGAGAACGGAATAGCTGAATAGTAGTTTTTTCACGTACGGATTTATGCAAAAGCAATATGTAAGTGTTATAATATAAAAACTAACCTATAAAGGGGGTGAATCCCTTGTTTGAACTTCAGGAACTATTACCGTATTTATTCTCGATTGGACTCATCTTCACCGTCAGTTATGCCTATATCGCCCATCTTCACTGTGGCATGACAGAGTATTGGATGGAAGGTAGCGCCGGTGGTGGACTTGAACCAGTACTTCCCGCTTTGAGTTTGGACAGACAACACAGACAGGAAGTCTGGAGCCGCATGATCAGACGAAGAGAAGCTCCCGATGAAGATGATTCAGATTGTCATTCCTCGTTGAACGATTGGTCTACAAATCAACGAGGAGGATATATATGGAAAACAAGACCAACAAGGGATTCACTTTTAGATCGGGCAAGGGACGGATCTATGGCCTGATTGCCATTTTGTTTGCAGTCATGCTGCTTGCCGGATGCAGCAACAACGTGTCGGAGATTACTTCGTCGACACCGGGATTTTTTAATCACTATATCGTATTTCCACTGTCGTACCTGATTCAGCACATTGCAACTATATTTAACGGAAGCTACGGGGTCGCGATTATCGTGATTACGCTGGTCATTCGTTTAGCGCTGTTACCCTTGATGATGCGTCAAGCCAAGTCCCAGCAGGGAACACGAGTCATTATGAACGCCATGAAACCCGAGATGGATGCGCTCAA
This window contains:
- a CDS encoding ABC transporter substrate-binding protein, which produces MKLHQQYLLLHRHYGHHTEHELTLADLAELLNCTHRNTLTIVKKMVAHDWIRWVSQRGRGRRSSLTLLVPADQIAAEYMMQAMNRRELQEAAEQVSAFSSSTIMQDHLNQWLLGYSGHHTEAGTNNEQIDTLRLPLRQQLHALDPLFINLLAESFVTSHVFDGLVQRGEQGEILPCLAHTWDVSADRKTWIFYLRKGITFHDGQLLTAHDIVHTFERLQSTDRRTLYRDVSKQILSIEAVDSLTVCFQLKDPHELFLSFLTTSRAAIVPSPGTNEHKMKHSSDVHGMQKPVGTGPFKVTAWDDHLCRLEAFSSYFQGRAHMDRVDILQIPWSASAKMDDSQDIETPFFHLVHNPSSSAGADWTQISAGVMVHKLLTCNTQKTGPLNDPEVRAHLQSCLAGMYRDVGHADDSEIKVFNSDAVSTGAVHPENFSDIPISSVSSSPISLHIATIPQYRRDAQHLASILEQCGFSCTVRTGTMEQFKGDLRLESDLILFSLIRDRDEELRRYDLYSTLSEHLEDSARITIHEILQTIVASPIAEDRTYELDRIEQFLVDQNLLFHLSEKPVETAYLPSVRGLSFNSQGWVNLRHIWFP
- a CDS encoding DUF4173 domain-containing protein — its product is MIDKIMASPQRALITLLSAWMLAIIHQYLFYGNEIGVSYPIFVILFYVFMYLFARDRMRSFKLIDAFVAAVVLLLSLTFLLCDNELLYVLNFLVIPGVVILHMTYLMGRKQKQWWEIGLIGTAIDHLLPQAIRHWGTVAAIAVRARARGMGKSQKTVVFKVLIGLVASLPILIVVVALLSSADGVFDQYLAGFPEWLNQLAFTPGIPRIIWIVIAGVLLFGYVWGFVQPMQYEAEKRANAHWKNGAASTVDKRDHTYIFSPVDPATEGQVTNKITPESERTPVHREPFRLDPIIVGTMLIVINCVYVLFVLVQFSYLFGAGEGHLPVDLSYADYARSGFAELILVTGINFFILIVALQYTRSSGKAGSIVHQVLLLILVSCSAIMLYSAFMRLNLYEQAYGYTYIRFLVHAFMIFLALLLLIAGLRIRYTSIPLIRWYIVLALTAYVAVNYVGMDKRIAELNIERYHQTGNIDATYLASLSADAVPLLHEFALEEYPDLKREMLERQAYLDMDTSDRSWPSYNVARHRAELELSKLRTE